The Streptomyces sp. Mut1 genome window below encodes:
- a CDS encoding winged helix-turn-helix transcriptional regulator, which translates to MPRQQQPATRPVRRRSYDQFCASARALDAVGDRWTLLIVRELLAGPRRYTDLHADLPGVSTDVLASRLKDMEQGGLVTRRKLPPPAAASVYELTARGHGLLPVLAALAEWGAPALAERRPTDAVRAHWFALPLLRALEGPGGPIATGVLDVHLDEGEFHVRTGVTAAGGPVYGDGPAARADARIALDAELCLALGRGEPTFAEAVKDGRIEVSGDGALAAELRGE; encoded by the coding sequence ATGCCACGTCAGCAACAGCCCGCAACCCGCCCGGTCCGCCGCCGGAGTTACGACCAGTTCTGCGCCAGTGCCCGCGCGCTGGACGCGGTCGGCGACCGGTGGACCCTGCTGATCGTCCGTGAACTGCTGGCCGGTCCCCGCCGCTACACCGATCTGCACGCCGACCTGCCCGGCGTCAGCACGGACGTCCTGGCCTCCCGGCTCAAGGACATGGAGCAGGGCGGCCTCGTCACCCGCCGCAAGCTGCCGCCGCCGGCCGCCGCCTCGGTGTACGAACTCACCGCGCGCGGCCACGGACTGCTGCCGGTCCTCGCCGCCCTCGCCGAGTGGGGCGCCCCGGCACTGGCCGAGCGCCGGCCGACGGACGCGGTCCGGGCACACTGGTTCGCGCTCCCGCTGCTGCGCGCGCTGGAGGGACCGGGCGGCCCGATCGCCACGGGCGTGCTCGACGTCCACCTGGACGAGGGCGAGTTCCATGTGCGTACGGGAGTGACGGCCGCCGGGGGCCCGGTGTACGGGGACGGGCCCGCCGCCCGCGCCGACGCGCGCATCGCCCTCGACGCGGAGCTGTGCCTCGCGCTGGGGCGCGGCGAGCCGACGTTCGCCGAGGCGGTCAAGGACGGCCGGATCGAGGTGTCGGGCGACGGCGCGCTGGCCGCGGAGCTGCGCGGCGAGTGA
- a CDS encoding cupin domain-containing protein translates to MPVRIGRYQEQQGLPGRQGRLGKSLVIAGCVAALAFVPTAAGATPGSGVSATVVAEGTSAGKLKVKTPKGRTDVTFRRITIEPGGSTGWHTHRGQLIAVVKAGTLTRTLDDCSVEVSPAGTSFIEPSGKKHRHIGRNLGSEPVVLWVTYLLPEGSELSDDADAVDCGPGK, encoded by the coding sequence ATGCCCGTGAGGATCGGCAGATACCAGGAGCAGCAGGGGCTACCGGGACGACAGGGGCGGCTGGGAAAGTCGCTCGTCATCGCGGGATGCGTGGCCGCGCTCGCCTTCGTACCGACGGCGGCCGGCGCCACCCCCGGCAGCGGGGTGAGCGCCACCGTCGTGGCCGAGGGCACCTCGGCGGGCAAGCTGAAGGTGAAGACGCCCAAGGGGCGCACCGATGTCACCTTCCGCAGGATCACCATCGAACCGGGCGGCTCCACCGGCTGGCACACCCACCGCGGTCAGCTGATCGCCGTCGTCAAGGCCGGGACGCTCACCCGCACGCTGGACGACTGCTCGGTCGAGGTGTCACCGGCGGGGACCTCGTTCATCGAGCCGTCCGGCAAGAAGCACCGCCACATCGGGCGCAATCTGGGCAGCGAGCCCGTCGTGCTCTGGGTGACCTATCTGCTGCCCGAGGGCAGCGAACTCTCCGACGACGCCGACGCGGTGGACTGCGGACCGGGCAAGTGA
- a CDS encoding nuclear transport factor 2 family protein: MDLAFARKFAAEWQDDWNSHDLERVLTHYHEDVTFSSPMIARFTGDASGTVRGKDALRAYWARGLELIPDLEFEVMDVRAGVDTLVIDYRNQIGGRVYEVLTFRDGLVSAGLGAYGETLAR, from the coding sequence ATGGATCTCGCATTCGCCCGTAAGTTCGCCGCCGAGTGGCAGGACGACTGGAACTCCCACGACCTGGAACGCGTCCTGACGCACTATCACGAGGACGTGACGTTCAGCTCCCCGATGATCGCCCGGTTCACCGGGGACGCCTCGGGAACCGTACGCGGCAAGGACGCGCTGCGGGCGTACTGGGCGCGCGGCCTCGAACTCATCCCCGACCTGGAGTTCGAGGTGATGGACGTCCGGGCGGGCGTCGACACGCTGGTCATCGACTACCGCAACCAGATCGGCGGCCGGGTCTACGAGGTGCTGACCTTCCGCGACGGCCTGGTGAGCGCCGGTCTCGGCGCGTACGGGGAGACACTCGCCCGCTGA
- a CDS encoding uridine kinase, with protein MRFEAITWERLTDALAEHADAREPADGSAWLKVAVDGAPAARPGGLAESVADALRLRGRAVLPVSTAGFLRPASLRYEYGKRDPDSYYGSWFDTGALWREVFGPLEPGGSGRVLPDLWDPATDRATRSPYAHLPDGGVLILHGPMLLGHWFPFDLTVHLRLSPGALRRRTAQDEHWTLPAFERYEDEAAPSENADAVVRADDPHHPAWTGLR; from the coding sequence GTGCGATTCGAAGCGATCACCTGGGAACGGCTCACGGACGCGCTGGCCGAGCACGCCGACGCGCGGGAGCCGGCCGACGGCTCGGCCTGGCTCAAAGTCGCCGTGGACGGCGCACCGGCCGCCCGCCCCGGCGGCCTGGCGGAGTCGGTCGCCGACGCCCTGCGACTCCGGGGCCGCGCCGTACTGCCCGTATCCACCGCCGGTTTCCTGCGGCCGGCCAGCCTGCGGTACGAGTACGGCAAACGGGACCCGGACTCGTACTACGGCAGCTGGTTCGACACCGGGGCCCTGTGGCGTGAGGTGTTCGGGCCTCTGGAACCGGGCGGCAGCGGACGCGTGCTGCCCGACCTGTGGGACCCGGCGACGGACCGGGCCACCCGCAGCCCGTACGCGCACCTGCCGGACGGCGGGGTGCTGATCCTGCACGGGCCGATGCTGCTCGGGCACTGGTTCCCGTTCGACCTGACCGTCCATCTGCGCCTGTCCCCCGGCGCACTGCGGCGCCGTACGGCGCAGGACGAGCACTGGACCCTCCCCGCCTTCGAGCGGTACGAGGACGAGGCGGCGCCCAGCGAGAACGCGGACGCGGTGGTGCGCGCCGACGACCCGCACCACCCCGCCTGGACCGGGCTGCGGTGA